Within Amycolatopsis sp. cg5, the genomic segment CCTCAGCGAGGACCCGATCGGCGTCGAGCGCTGGGTGTCCGCGCCGGTCAGCGGCAAACCCGGCGCCCAGCCGACGATGATCGTCGAAGGCCGCGCCGACCGCATCGACCTGCGCGAGGGCGAGCTCGTCATCGTCGACTACAAGACCGGCCGCCGCCCGCCGGATGACGACGACGCCCGCTACTCGCAGGCATTGGCGCTGTACGCGGTCGCCGCGTCGCGTACTTTGCGCAAACCCTGCCACCAGGTCGAGCTGCACCACCTGCCGTCCGGCACGGTCGCCACGGCCGAGCACAGCACCGAGAGCCTGCAGCGCCAGCTCAAGCGCGCCGAGGAGTCCGCCGAGGACCTGCGCACCGCGACGGATACCCTGGCAGCCGGTGGCGACGCGGAAGAGCTCTTCCCCGCCCGCACCGGAAAGCACTGCTCATGGTGCGATTTCCGGCCCAGCTGCGCCGCAGGCCAGCAGGCCGCCCCCGCTTCGCAGCCATGGGACCTGCTCGCGCCATGACCGGCCACAAGGAGAGGACGCGCTGGTGACGGAATCCGAGACGGCCACGCCGCCGCTGTCCTCCCCGGAGCCCGACGGCAAGCCGGTCCGCCTCACCGGCCGCTGGTGGCGCGGCCTGAGCGGCTCGGTCGCGGCAGGCCTCGTCCTGCTCGCGCTCGGCGTCGCCTGCTCGGGCGTGCTCAGCGTCTTCACCGAAGTCAACGGCCCCGGCGCGTTCTCGTTGTTCGGTCACCTCATCGCGGCCGTGCTCGCGTTGCTGGCCCAGCGTTACGCCGACACCCACCGCGGCAGGCCCGCCGCACTCGCCGCCCTGTCCGTACTCGCGATCACCGT encodes:
- a CDS encoding RecB family exonuclease; translated protein: MDQLGFDFGVEQPRKLVKVTPAKLGTFEDCRRRFRMTYLDRPQPQRTGAWAHSTLGAVVHNAMRALFDLPAAKRSPQRAAVLVTEQWKDNGFADPEQAAQYRARAKGWVTEYVERHDLSEDPIGVERWVSAPVSGKPGAQPTMIVEGRADRIDLREGELVIVDYKTGRRPPDDDDARYSQALALYAVAASRTLRKPCHQVELHHLPSGTVATAEHSTESLQRQLKRAEESAEDLRTATDTLAAGGDAEELFPARTGKHCSWCDFRPSCAAGQQAAPASQPWDLLAP